The genomic region GAGTTTGAAAAAATGGATTTTGGATTGATAAAAAAAGAGATGCGAGTAAATCCAGTTATTGTAGATGGAAGAATGATATATCAGCCAAAAGAAGTTAAAAAGAAGGGGTTTATATATGAAGTGATTGGGGGAGGACTATAACCAATTGGCTATAGATGGTAAAAAGCATTGTATTTATTTTTTTTCAGGCGATTTGCTTAAACGAGGAATAGATTATGTGTAACACAAAGTGTATTCTATTTGGCGCTATTAACCTAAAAAAGGAAGAAATTGAAGGGAAACGCATAATTGAAATAGGGTCTTTAGACGTTAATGGGAGCTTAAGGCCATTATTAGAATCTTATAATCCTAAAGAATATATCGGCGTTGATATTGTAAAAGGCCCTGGCGTCGATAAGGTATGCAATGTCGAAAATTTGGTAGAAGAGTTTGGGGAGAATGTTTTTGATGTCGTGATTTCGACAGAGCTATTAGAGCATGTAAAAGACTGGAGAAAAGCTATTTCAAATATGAAAAAAATATGTAAAGAGGGAGGATTTATTTTAATAACCACTAGGTCGAAGGGATTCCGTTATCATGGATATCCATACGATTTTTGGAGGTTTGAAATAGGCGACATGAAGAACATATTTCAGGACTGTGAAATTTTAGCATTAGAGAGGGACACTTCGGCGCCAGGAGTATTCATTAAAGCCAAAAAGATGAATAATTTTAATGAGATAGATCTATCCAGCTATGCTTTATACTCAATAATTTTAAATAGAAAGGTAAAAGACATAGAGGAAAAGGACCTTAAAAGTTTTTATTTTAAGTTTAGCTTTAAACGTGTAGTTTTTAAGGCTTTTCAGAAAATAGCTACAACGGTTAATTAGAAATAAACATTAATAAAAAAACATTAGGAACATGGGTAGTAATGCATTCAAAAGTTGTAATCATAATCCTTAACTGGAATGGGTGGAAAGACACTGTTGAGTGCCTCGAATCACTTTATCAAATCGGTTATTCCAATTATGCTATAATTTTAGTTGATAACGGCTCCGAGGATGAATCAATAGAAAAGATAAAATTATATTGTAATGGTGAATTATCGGTAGAATCCAAATTTTTTAAATATGATTCGAGTAACAAGCCCATAAAAGTTATAGAATACAGAAGAGAAGAAGCGGAAAGTGGCGGAGGCAATGAAAAAAAGATTGCTGGCTTACCTTCAAAAAGAAAACTTATACTAATAAAGAATGAGAAGAATTATGGGTTCGCTGAAGGCAATAATATTGGGATAAGATATGCTTTGAAGGCTTTGAACCCCGATTATGTCTTGCTTTTGAACAATGACACTGTCGTTGACCCGGAATTTTTAAGCAATATGGTGAAAGTAGCGGAGCTGGACAAGACGATTGGCGTTCTCGGGCCTAAGATTTGTTATTATGATGTTAATGGTCAAAATAACGTAATTGCATGTATTGGTGGTAAAATAGATTGGAAAAAATATGCATATCATATTGGAGAGAATCTTAAAGATTCTGCGGAAAATTCGGTAGGCGTCAATGAATGTGATTGGGTTTCAGGAACGTGTCTTATGTTAAATATAAAAGAAGCGCCGATAAAATTTCTAAATAGTGAGTTTTTCTTTGGCTGTGAAGATGTGGACCTGTGCATACGCCTCAAAGAATTCAATTATAAATGTGTTACGGTTTTAAGTTCGAGAATTTGGCATAAAGCAGGCCAATCCAGGAAAAAAAGACATACAAATCATATTTTTGTGATGATAGCAGACATAAAAACGAATTATAAATTTTTAAAAACACATAGCAAAAGATATATGCTGTATTTTCCTTTACAGGTTATTCATCTGTTTTTTCACGTCATTAAAAAATATATAATAAAAATAAATAATAATATATTTAATTTTTATCGTAAACGCTCTTAACTAAATTTATCTTTAATTCACCATTATTATATATCTCTTCTATAGTTACATCAAATGATAATGATCTAAGATCATTTGAGTCATATCTCCATAATTGTTCATATTTTGTGTATAGCCGTGGATAAAACTCTTCTAGCGGAGGATATACCAATAAATATTGATTTTCTGTATAAGAACTCCCTAGCACAGGGCTTTTATCGTAACCGAAATGTGGTGGAGGAAAGACATTAATATCGTATCCTGAGCGTATGTTAACTGGATTAATATCATCACGTCCAAAA from Methanocella conradii HZ254 harbors:
- a CDS encoding class I SAM-dependent methyltransferase; protein product: MCNTKCILFGAINLKKEEIEGKRIIEIGSLDVNGSLRPLLESYNPKEYIGVDIVKGPGVDKVCNVENLVEEFGENVFDVVISTELLEHVKDWRKAISNMKKICKEGGFILITTRSKGFRYHGYPYDFWRFEIGDMKNIFQDCEILALERDTSAPGVFIKAKKMNNFNEIDLSSYALYSIILNRKVKDIEEKDLKSFYFKFSFKRVVFKAFQKIATTVN
- a CDS encoding glycosyltransferase family 2 protein, with the translated sequence MHSKVVIIILNWNGWKDTVECLESLYQIGYSNYAIILVDNGSEDESIEKIKLYCNGELSVESKFFKYDSSNKPIKVIEYRREEAESGGGNEKKIAGLPSKRKLILIKNEKNYGFAEGNNIGIRYALKALNPDYVLLLNNDTVVDPEFLSNMVKVAELDKTIGVLGPKICYYDVNGQNNVIACIGGKIDWKKYAYHIGENLKDSAENSVGVNECDWVSGTCLMLNIKEAPIKFLNSEFFFGCEDVDLCIRLKEFNYKCVTVLSSRIWHKAGQSRKKRHTNHIFVMIADIKTNYKFLKTHSKRYMLYFPLQVIHLFFHVIKKYIIKINNNIFNFYRKRS